The DNA sequence cacacacacacgcacacacacacacacaccaaagtccacagagaaaatcagtgattttgtgtgagtgggagagtgagtgtgtgtgtgtgtgtgtgcatgcgcgcgtgtgtgtgtgagagagtgtgtgtgtgggagagggagtggTTTACTGAATTTAAAAGAGCTGTACTTACAAACATATTTCCCAGAATTTCAAAATAgattaaatgtgtgttaaactTGTACAAACCctgacaaactgtgtgtgtgtgtgtgtgtgtgtgtgtgtgtgtgtgtgcagttgctATAAATCTGATAGTTCAGCACATTCAGGATATTCTGAGTGGAGGTTTGAACAAACGACTCAACGGCTGCTTTAACGGCTCTGGTTCAACCAAGACTCAACCAAACAGGCCTCACTGAGTGCAGCGCCCCCCTGAGGACGAGAGAGGACGAGAGAGGACGAGAGAGGACGGTTCCGTCCGCACGGGTCCAAAGGGAAGCGGGACGAGAAAAAGCACtcctgatttaaaaaacaaagacatgtgatcacatgacgGCCTTTCACCTCATAATAATCCCAGTGTGTGATCAGACTGATTCTCTTCATCAACGCCAAACTCTGACGTATTATAGTATTGATTTAGAATTGACTGAAGAGGATTagagtgtgaatgtttgtggaaaacaacatacaaatacaaaacgtcagaattctgagattaaagagatttttaatctcagaattctttttttttattatctcaaAATACTGAGAAAAAACCCTAATAATTCTTACTTTAATCCCTGAGAAACGACTCAGAATTTTGACTACACTTTAGATTCTCCTCGTCCAAACTGTCTCCTCACAAGTCAGAATGGTTATTAAAGTTAAGATATATAACGCTTTATTTCTCCTAATCCAAATTCAATTCAACATATCTTTGAATCCTTAAAAGCAGACGATATCTGTAATACATCTGCAGTCCAGCTATTACATGTTAAAATGGCTTGTCATAGTATTAAAGGGTGAATATTTGAGATCTGTACAACTGATGTCCACCTCGGGTCATGTGACCAGTCTCCAAAGAAAacatccttctttttttttaactgtttctcttttcaaacacagtgtgattttatttgactttcTTAAAGTTCAGGATTGTTTAAGTGTGAACATCTACGGTGtcaagaacatgttcacgtctttgtctcactgtcagacacacacacacactcactcactctcccacaccaaagtccagagagaaaaccagtgattttaacatctctcacacacacacacacacacacacacacacactgctgcctccatcactaagttcacatgttCCTTTGTTCAGACTGACCtcagtgacaaagtgaccacaagaggcagcagaggaccagcagctgtgtccctgtgagctaaaatcactgattttctctctggactttggtgtgtgagagtgagtggtttccaaacttgagtttcctgttgtaaagtgtgtctgacagtgagataaagtcgTGATCATGTTCTTATTTGATCAGTGGAGCTCAGTGGCTAACCGCACTTCTAAAAgactgaactgtccctttaaagtgAATCCTTTGTTTCAGATGAAAACTCATATAAATGTGTTGTGTGAAACACGGGCGTCTCCCATGATGCATTTCTCAGGACCTCTTTGCttcagtcaataaataaatctgatGTTGATCAAAAATTATTCAAATGTCATTAGTTTGTGATTTTAATCTGGAAATAAAtgactcttttaaaaaaaagccatatAAAAAGATTAATGGGGTCATTTTTCACAAACTCTGAATAAAATAATGACTCTTAATTTTCAGTAAATGAGGACCTTTGAGCTGCTAATCATGATCAATTCCACCAGTTTTCCAAAAACTCAGCGGTTTTCATTTtttagtccacaaaccaaagatggaagaaagtggaaaatgttcccattgaagatgaaaaatctaaaaacttatttttaaaaaacctaATTAaactgattactaaatgaatctgCTTTTAATCATTTATGAATCTATTTATCGTTGCAGTCAAACAGGTCAGTGCAGAGGAAGGATTGATGGTTTTCTGCTCTTTTCAACTTAACTGGTTTAACATCGACATTTATCACAATAATTATCTATAAACTAGAACCTTTTCAGTCACAACACCCACTGTAATCAATcacaataaataatgaaagcCATGAACATTGATGTAAAACTATTTACTTGAATATAGTTCAGGTGTtcaatatcttaagaacatgttttaaCAGGGAACTGAAGTTAGTAAACGTCAAAGAGACAAAGGACAAAATCAGACATCAGAACTCAACACGTCACTCATGAGAACGTCCTCACTGTCACCGTCTCATGAGAACGTCCTCACCGTCTCATGAGAACGTCCTCACCGTCACCGTCTCATGAGAACGTCCTCACCGTCAGTCTCTCATGAGAACGTTATCACGTCACTGTCTCACGAGAACGTCCTCACCGTCACTCTCTGACCGCAGAGTTCCGACCAAAGAGTCCTCGATACAGTTCGCTGCGTGCCTCGTCGTCCATGGCGCTGTGGTCGACTGGTGCCATGAAGTTCACCAGCTTGCTGTGGACGTGGAAGCGGACCTTGCGTCCCTTGCTGGCCTTGGTGTCCACCTTCTTCTTGATCTTGCTGCGTAGCTTCTGGATGGCCAGCCACTGCCGGCCCATGGCCACCTGGTCGTTGGGATCGGCCGCGCTCGTCTTGCGCTCGATGAGTTCCCTCAGCAGCTGGTGATAGAAGTCGTCATCGTCAAATATGTCCTCGTCCAATTCTTTGAGGTGTGTGTTGGCCTTCAGTTGCGGTTGTGCGGCGTCCCCATCCTCAGCAGGGACGGTCTCGAGCAGGGACACCTTCTTCCCGAGGGTCCGGTATTCCGAGCGTCGGGTTTGTGTGCGCCGCAGCAGCCGCTCTTTGTCCATCAGCACCTGCTCCACCTGTGTCAGAATGTTCCGGTCAAACGCTCCGAAGCCTTTGCTGCTCTTCCCGGTGGTCAGTCGGGTTTTGTCGTGCCACTTCTGCAGCGTGGTGTTCTGGTATGGCTGGAAGGCAGCAAAGCGTTTGGCCATGAAGTCCGGATACTCGGTCATCTCCAGTTTCCGCTTTGGTGGTCTTACGTCCTTCaccgtctcctcctcttccttgtcCTCATCACTGTCAATGTCCTCATCTTCACCCGTGGCGGCCGTGTCCCCCAGCGCAACTGCCCTGGTGTCTGAGTTCTGACAGAGCAGCTCATCCTGCAGCTCCAGCAAAGTCCTCTGCAGGGCCTTCAAAGCTTTGTGGGCATTCTTGAGCGGCGCTGCCAGCTCAGCCCCGCCCCTCTTCTTGAACTCCGGGAGCATCTGCGGCTGTGGAAGTTGATTGGCCGTTACCAGAGCTTTCTGCATTTTGATTCGTCCCTCGAGGAGTTGGTCCCACAGAACCAGCTGGTTCTTCACGGCTCTGCCCTTCGCCACCTCCTCGTCCACCTTCTCTTTGGAGAAAGTGCGCACCACTTCCTCACCATCTTCATCTACCATTTCATCaccatcttcctcttcatcgCTGTCTTCggtctcatcatcatcatcgtcatcatcatcatcatcatcttcactcACTCCCAGGTCGTCCATGCCTTCCGTCAGTTTATGGAAATCCACACCTTCAGGGAAGGTGGTGTCACAACCTTTCAATCCAGCCTCATCATCTACATCAATTCCATCAccatccacctcctcctcctcctcctcctcaccttctTCTAACTCTTCAATgctaccctcctcctcctcatcttcttcctcctcaccttcatcatcatcttcctcatcctcctccagcTGTTTCCGGGACACAGTTTTACCCACGTACCGTCGGTCTGTGTCAGAGAGCAGGGTCGCGTTGTTCTTCCGCAGAGAACTTCGACCGAGTCCACcttcgtcgtcatcatcatcttcatcttcatcattgaACTTCTCCACCACTCTGGCTTTGGTCGTTTCGTCTTCATCACCGTCCTCCGGATCCACGAACTTCGGCAGCGGATTCAACAAATCCTCGAGCTGCTGAGAGAAGGAAGCCGCCATGACCGACGACACGAGGACAACAACTCGCACGTGCGACGTGTGAAAACGCTAGATccttggagtgtgtgtgtgcgggtggtGATGACGTCAGTAAAATGCGACGAAAATCGTGGACTTTTAGGCCCCTCGTTTTGTGTTTCAGGTGGATGAATCCTTTCACTGACTGCAGGTCgatgaacaataataatgataataataataacaataataataatactgtcaGATTCAactgaaataataaacacacaacatttgtgtgtatatttttatattccTGTCATGGGGTAGATTGTTAGATAGATATacagacagacttttatttattttacttctaCAACAAGCTCTCTAttctcagtagaccacacttAACCAAGCTACTTATCCACGTGCAATATACTTATATCATTTCCCATGTTCAAGCTTTGTTTAtaatgtaaatatcaagcccatactgtatatattctacattctatttgaACTTTTCGTGTCCTTTTTTGGtaatacatgtttattatttattatctttatctttactggcTTTGAAACTGTAACAATTTAATTCCCCACTAcgggactatcttatcttattttatcttatcttaaaacgtaagtacattttataacggaaaatgacaataaagtacagtaaatgtcatgtacttgaagtacttttactgatattataaaacaaataataccaaagtcattttgtgGTCACATACCTTTAGACTGTTTAGAAGAGAAGAGTGAGGTGAAAGAAACATGGAACTGTACATTTACAATCACCCTGAGAGCCAACAACCAGGGCACCAAAAACACACGCTTTACTTGATCCTTTTGCGCATGCGCAGAGGTTTCTCGAGTCCCTGCGTCGCTGCAGCTCGCCGAGTTTTGTTCCGCTGTTTCACCAGAGCGAAATCTTAATTTTCTGGACAGTCACCATGTCAACCAGCGACTTCTACCTCAGATATTATGTTGGACACAAGGGCAAGTTCGGACACGAGTTCCTGGAGTTCGAATTCAGGCCCGACGGTGAGTTTTATTTGGCGGTAACACGCCGCGGCTAAGCTAACGTGGCTAACCGCcggcgagtgtgtgtgtaggccgCAGCTAGCCGTCGTAACTAGCCGTTAAAGATGAAACCTCAACATGATTCCCCAcgaaatataaacaaaacaataatagtCGCATCATAAACTGTAGTAATTTGTGAATACGTGTATGTTTTAAACGATATATTTCCAGTGTAAAAGCACCATGCCGCCACCAGGGACGCTAGCAAACTCGCGTGTTAAAAAGTTAGTGCATTCAATTCAgatttgtctttaaatgtttgttttcttgcaggTAAACTGAGGTACGCCAACAACAGTAACTACAAGAATGACGTCATGATCAGGAAAGAGGTAAACACTGCTTTAGAACACGTTGGTGTGACTTAATTTCAACTGTATTTATGAGGTTTCTCACGTTGTCTGGATTCATTTATGGCGTTAAGTCCATTGTCTCActgttaaatgttattattgtaaCTTTAACTCAATTAACGCTATTGGGGCTGTTATTGTTCCAGTGTTTTGATATgtacaataaataaagaatatagAATTGAAGCTACTGTGTAAATATATGGGTCAGGTTTTAATATGATAGTTTGTTAAATGTGGTTATTTGTGGTACTGACACTGAACTCTTGTATCAGTGAAAACAGGTATGATTTTAGTCACTTAATAAAACATCCATCTGCTTAAGTCTGTGAtatgttaagaacatgttttGCCTTGTAATTTTGCACTTTAACAGTCTTTTCTAAGTGAAAGTCTCTGACACTgggtaaaccactcactctcccacaccaaagtccacagagaaaatctgtgattttaacatcacacacaccagATAAACTTAAGTTTTCAGCTGGAAAAGTGTGTTCAACACTGAGATTAAGaggtgaacatattcttatgaCATCACAGACTAGGACTGTCAATTTTCCTCTATAATCCCATTCAAAGTCCATTccttatttttaatattcaaatttttttattaaaatgtgaataagttTCAACTTAATATCATGTGGTTGTTACACGTTGTGTCCACTGGTGGCCTGCAGCTGCCTCTCGACGGCGTTAATATAATGAGCCGCACTGTCCGTGGTGATGGAGCGCACTGACTTACGTTCCGCTCACCCAAGTTTGTCGCTGATGCATCTGGTAATGTTTTCGGCGTGTGGCTagttttaaaaaatgatatCTTTCAGCTTCCATTCCTCGTCTATAGAATGTGCGGTGACTGTGGCGTGTGCTGAAAAATGAtgaatagttaaaaaaaacgttttaactttaacacttttattctaAACTAATTAACCTTCCTCTTATTTGAATCATcacagttatcagtcagaccaCTGTATTTGTAGCGTTTAGATGTTTTATCACACTGCCGTGTTGCAGAGTGTGTGTATCTCCACATGTAGCAGCAGGTAGAATAGGTTTGTTGATAATAAGTAATAAGCTCTTGGTGGTTCCGGTCGTCTGGTGTCATTTGTAGGCGACATTGGCGTGACTGTGGTCGCACTTTAAGTAACCAAAAATCTGCCATACTGGCGAGGTCGTGATCTCCTCGCTCTCAGCGCTCAGTCGATGTTcacatgctgctgttgttgtgagtgAGACACGGGGAAGAGGATGTGACTGTtcagtgattggctgtttgACTCTGACCACGCTACAGGCTGCTGGTTACGAGGGAGGGGCTGAGTTTGTTCATGCAACCAAACCTGCTTTGTCTATTTTACGAGCGCTTTTTTTGGTTTGAGTGACTTTATCAAACGTTTTTTCTACTGATATCATGGAAGTGTCTGTCACGCTGTCACGATACATATTGTTATCGTATTATTGTCCAGCCCTAGTTGTGCGagggtcaaaaaaaaacaatacacatcCGAATAGTAACAGCAttagattattattgttttttttaaaatatttgaattataTTCAACTCCCGAAATTCGTTCGAACAGCCCTGGTGTAGAATAAATTATGTGGTTCAGTGCTGACTGTGGCACCTGAACTAATGCAGTATGATGTGTAGAGAGAAGGTGAGTTGATCATTTCATGTTCTAGTACAGTGTTCCTGACCCGAACCCCTGTCCAGGGcgcgcacacaaaaaagaataaagtaaaaagtttatttttttgttcctgttCTCACAGTGTATATGGATAAAAACTGTCCTGTACTTCCgttaaatcaaaaccaaggtattgccttgttttcttttttttgctcctggtgagtctttggtacttttacgtttctcacacaacaggaacgTGATCACATGTTGGTGACAAATAGCTTAATAAACTGAGAGGTGGACCAAACAAatgatagtttttatttggatCATACTGACGTCTGATTATTcagtagagtgtctgattgggataatataattatattaacctcacaaactcagagcagtcaaagctctgtgcccccccatgtgatctctgccccccccaggttgggaaccatggttCTAGTAGAATAAACAGGTCTAATTTTGCCAGTATCAGATTGTATGacattataaacacacatgacTCGCGTCTTAAGGCTTCAAAGCTCACTTGTCTTCCGTTTCTCAGGCGTACGTTCACAAAAGTgtgatggaggagctgaagaggaTCATTGACGACAGTGAGATCACAAAGGAAGACGACGCGCTGTGGCCGCCTCCTGACAGAGTCGGCAGACAGGTCCGTGTCTCTGTGACCAGTCAGGTTTATTTACAAAGTTCACTTTTCATAATAACCTGAACCGTGTGTATCTCCATAGGAACTGGAGATCGTCATCGGGGACGAACACATTTCATTCACAACTTCCAAAATCGGCTCCTTGATCGACGTGAACCAGTCAAAGTGAGTGACGTCAAGAAACGTTGATGTTTTCACATTCGTCTGGTTTTTAATAGCTGCTGTTGTTATTTCAGGGATCCTGAAGGTCTTCGTGTCTTCTACTACCTGGTCCAGGACCTGAAATGTCTGGTCTTCAGTCTCATCGGCCTTCACTTTAAGATCAAACCcatctaaacaaaaaaaagaagtggactttcctggttttaattttctttggctcatgtttctgttgttgaatgaccacatttgtacatttgcttTTGGtggaacttgtttttttattttaaataaagggtTAGAAAAACAGAACTTCTTCAGCCTTTTTTGCTTGTAGAAACAGAATGaccctttttctcttttttagaATAAAATGACTTTCTTGtacaagatgtttttttttattccatcatTTATTCAGCAGCTTAAATGCAATAATTTTACAGTGACGTGGGTTAATGTTCTGGTTTAAATTCACATATAGTCACTCGTAAGGCACAGCATCGAAAGTGACACAAAACGTTAAGTTTCACATGCT is a window from the Solea solea chromosome 9, fSolSol10.1, whole genome shotgun sequence genome containing:
- the aatf gene encoding protein AATF, whose amino-acid sequence is MAASFSQQLEDLLNPLPKFVDPEDGDEDETTKARVVEKFNDEDEDDDDDEGGLGRSSLRKNNATLLSDTDRRYVGKTVSRKQLEEDEEDDDEGEEEEDEEEEGSIEELEEGEEEEEEEVDGDGIDVDDEAGLKGCDTTFPEGVDFHKLTEGMDDLGVSEDDDDDDDDDDDETEDSDEEEDGDEMVDEDGEEVVRTFSKEKVDEEVAKGRAVKNQLVLWDQLLEGRIKMQKALVTANQLPQPQMLPEFKKRGGAELAAPLKNAHKALKALQRTLLELQDELLCQNSDTRAVALGDTAATGEDEDIDSDEDKEEEETVKDVRPPKRKLEMTEYPDFMAKRFAAFQPYQNTTLQKWHDKTRLTTGKSSKGFGAFDRNILTQVEQVLMDKERLLRRTQTRRSEYRTLGKKVSLLETVPAEDGDAAQPQLKANTHLKELDEDIFDDDDFYHQLLRELIERKTSAADPNDQVAMGRQWLAIQKLRSKIKKKVDTKASKGRKVRFHVHSKLVNFMAPVDHSAMDDEARSELYRGLFGRNSAVRE
- the magoh gene encoding protein mago nashi homolog — translated: MSTSDFYLRYYVGHKGKFGHEFLEFEFRPDGKLRYANNSNYKNDVMIRKEAYVHKSVMEELKRIIDDSEITKEDDALWPPPDRVGRQELEIVIGDEHISFTTSKIGSLIDVNQSKDPEGLRVFYYLVQDLKCLVFSLIGLHFKIKPI